Within the Verrucomicrobiia bacterium genome, the region CTGCCGAACGTGGATGCAGCCGTTCTCGAAGTCGATGTGCTTCCATTGCAAGCCCATGATCTCCGACACCCGCAGCGTGCAGAACAGCGCAATCTCAGCCATCAGCCGCACGCCGTTATCCGGCAGCGCCGCCAGCAGCAGCCGGATCTGCTGATCGGTCAGCATCCGCTTCTCGCGTACCGGAAGGTTGCGGCCAACCGTCACGCGCTTACACGGGTTCCGCTGGTCCCACACACCCCAGTCCTCGGCCTTGGTAAAGATCCCGCTCATCATCGTCAGCAGGTCGTGGCGCGCGTTGTACGACAACCCGGCCTTAGTCAGCGCCGCCATCCAATCGTCCAGGCGCCGCGTCGTGATCTCGCTCATCTGCATCTCGCCCCAGGTCGGGCGTATGTGAACGCGGATGTGGCTCATGTACGCCGCTTGCGTGGTGCTTTTCAGGACTCCTGGACGGTCCAGATACGACTTGATGTAGTAGTTGTCCAGGAAATAGCCGAACTTGATTTGGCTCTGCAATACGAGCTTGCTATTGTTGATGGTTTCCATCACCTGGTTCCGCTTGATGATGGCTTCGCGCTTGGTAAGCGGACCGAGCACGATCCTCTTCTTCATGCGGACCGTACCGCCGCAACCGTCGCGCACGTCAACCCAAGGAAGGATGTACCACAGGCCGTCCTTCCGCTGTCTCAAAGTTGGATTCTGACACCTCTGTCTTGGCATTTCGCGCTCACTCCCGTTGAGCAAACGCATAATAGCATCGCCGGACAGTAGGCGCGGGGCGGTCACGCGGTCACCTCCCAGCGCAACTTCTCCTGAAGCGGATGTGTGTCGATACGCGGTCGGGACTCGCGGCTCCATCGACCTCCGCCAGCGGAACCGATGCACGTCCAGCCAACAGCTCGGAGCGATGCGCCGGATTCAGTTGGCAGAGTGTACGTGATGAGCTTTTTGTAGCCGAGCGCAAACGTAGCACGCTGGCAGGCTCCGTACAACATCGAGTTAACGTTTTTTGTACCATCCGTGCAGGTCCGGTTGACTTCCAGCGTCCAGCCGTCGTCAGCCATTCGTGCTATTGGTCGGCCAACGATGGCGACGCCATGCACCACACCGGGAGTCGCTACAGCCACGCAAAACTTTGCCCCAGGCACCGGATTATGGTGACGGTGATGCAAGCGCACAAACTCGTTCGCCTCAGCTAAGCTGATCGGTACGAGCTGCAATGTGCGCGGGGCGGTCACGCGGCGTTCCTCCAGACCTTTTCCAGCAACCGTGTCGTGAGACTGGTCGAACGATAAATTAACGTGCTACCCGCTGGAGACTTTCGCGTGTCCTGAGTTTTACCTTGCCGCACGTAGCACGATTCCATGTAGAGAATATCGTCCGGCGTGAGCGAGTGTCGTCCGACAGCCCAATCGCGGCTCAGTATTTCGAGTGTGGTCACGCGGCAGACTCCTTTCGCGGCAGCGCCTCGCACCGCTGTTCGTTGAACGCAATCACGTCCCGCGCGACCTGATACAACTCCCGGTTGGCCAACATCAGAAACGTCTTGTACACCGCGCAGCGGCGCTTCCAGTCCGGGATCGAGGCGCGGGTTGGCGGCTTGCGGGGCGTCATCGCGTGGCCTCGCCAGCACGGGACAGTATTAGCGTTGGGCCTTCATATTTACCGCCGTGGATGTAGTTCATCGTTTCCCCGGATTGCCAGTAGTCCATGATCTTGTCCGCGTCGGAGCCTTCAGCGAATCGCACGTCGCCGTTTTCGTAGTGGATTTCGATACGAACAACTTTCTCTTGTGGCTCCTTGATGCGTTCGATACGAGCGAATCCGCCTACGCCAGTCCCTTCATGCATGTGGGGAGAACCAATCGTTAGAACCTCTCCACAATCCATGCAT harbors:
- a CDS encoding tyrosine-type recombinase/integrase; the protein is MPRQRCQNPTLRQRKDGLWYILPWVDVRDGCGGTVRMKKRIVLGPLTKREAIIKRNQVMETINNSKLVLQSQIKFGYFLDNYYIKSYLDRPGVLKSTTQAAYMSHIRVHIRPTWGEMQMSEITTRRLDDWMAALTKAGLSYNARHDLLTMMSGIFTKAEDWGVWDQRNPCKRVTVGRNLPVREKRMLTDQQIRLLLAALPDNGVRLMAEIALFCTLRVSEIMGLQWKHIDFENGCIHVRQ
- a CDS encoding XF1762 family protein; this translates as MTAPRTLQLVPISLAEANEFVRLHHRHHNPVPGAKFCVAVATPGVVHGVAIVGRPIARMADDGWTLEVNRTCTDGTKNVNSMLYGACQRATFALGYKKLITYTLPTESGASLRAVGWTCIGSAGGGRWSRESRPRIDTHPLQEKLRWEVTA